The Lycium ferocissimum isolate CSIRO_LF1 chromosome 1, AGI_CSIRO_Lferr_CH_V1, whole genome shotgun sequence genome includes a region encoding these proteins:
- the LOC132054153 gene encoding putative ABC1 protein At2g40090 isoform X2, whose amino-acid sequence MEYMEAMQVNDLKGIQRLGIQPSDVVKLVSETFAEMMFKHGFVHCDPHAANLLVRPLPTGRRSIFGRRKPQLIVLDHGLYKELDYNTRINYASLWKALVYSDANGIKENCVKLGAGDDLYALFAGILTMRPWNKVIDPSVDHLVVKGTDGDRSELQMYASQYFPQITELLRRLPRVILLMLKTNDCLRAVNGSLIQGPSLDSFLIIGRVSSEAVLESMLSQKTFLLSWINFWVQKILLEGRLCVMHIAVWLLQLKKALTL is encoded by the exons ATGGAATATATGGAGGCTATGCAAGTAAATGACTTGAAGGGCATCCAAAGActtggaattcagccaagtgatgTTGTAAAGTTG GTTAGTGAGACGTTTGCCGAAATGATGTTCAAACATGGTTTTGTGCATTGTGATCCACATGCTGCAAACTTGCTAGTCCGCCCTTTGCCTACTGGTCGTAGGAGCATTTTTG GAAGGAGAAAACCTCAGTTGATAGTGTTGGACCATGGTTTATACAAAGAACTTGATTACAACACCAGAATAAACTATGCTTCTCTGTGGAAG GCTTTGGTATATTCTGATGCAAACGGAATAAAGGAAAACTGTGTAAAACTGGGTGCTGGAGACGATCTTTACGCATTGTTTGCTGGGATTCTCACAATGAGGCCTTGGAATAAAGTGATAGATCCTTCAGTTGATCATCTTGTTGTCAAAGGCACGGACGGTGACCGTTCAGAACTGCAG ATGTATGCTTCCCAATATTTTCCACAAATCACTGAACTTCTGAGGAGATTGCCCCGGGTTATTCTTCTAATGCTCAAGACAAATGACTGCTTACGAGCAGTTAATGGGTCATTG ATTCAAGGGCCTTCTCTTGACTCATTCTTGATCATTGGAAGGGTTTCATCTGAAGCCGTTCTTGAGTCTATGTTGTCGCAAAAGACATTCTTGTTATCTTGGATCAATTTTTGGGTACAGAAGATTTTGTTGGAAGGCCGGCTTTGCGTAATGCATATAGCAGTGTGGCTTTTGCAACTTAAGAAAGCCTTGACATTGTGA
- the LOC132054153 gene encoding putative ABC1 protein At2g40090 isoform X1, producing the protein MDNFRKLSPRIADYVYAPRVYWNLSTSKLLTMEYMEAMQVNDLKGIQRLGIQPSDVVKLVSETFAEMMFKHGFVHCDPHAANLLVRPLPTGRRSIFGRRKPQLIVLDHGLYKELDYNTRINYASLWKALVYSDANGIKENCVKLGAGDDLYALFAGILTMRPWNKVIDPSVDHLVVKGTDGDRSELQMYASQYFPQITELLRRLPRVILLMLKTNDCLRAVNGSLIQGPSLDSFLIIGRVSSEAVLESMLSQKTFLLSWINFWVQKILLEGRLCVMHIAVWLLQLKKALTL; encoded by the exons ATGGATAACTTTCGGAAGCTATCTCCTCGTATTGCAGACTATGTTTATGCCCCAAGGGTATATTGGAATTTAAGCACATCAAAGCTGTTAACCATGGAATATATGGAGGCTATGCAAGTAAATGACTTGAAGGGCATCCAAAGActtggaattcagccaagtgatgTTGTAAAGTTG GTTAGTGAGACGTTTGCCGAAATGATGTTCAAACATGGTTTTGTGCATTGTGATCCACATGCTGCAAACTTGCTAGTCCGCCCTTTGCCTACTGGTCGTAGGAGCATTTTTG GAAGGAGAAAACCTCAGTTGATAGTGTTGGACCATGGTTTATACAAAGAACTTGATTACAACACCAGAATAAACTATGCTTCTCTGTGGAAG GCTTTGGTATATTCTGATGCAAACGGAATAAAGGAAAACTGTGTAAAACTGGGTGCTGGAGACGATCTTTACGCATTGTTTGCTGGGATTCTCACAATGAGGCCTTGGAATAAAGTGATAGATCCTTCAGTTGATCATCTTGTTGTCAAAGGCACGGACGGTGACCGTTCAGAACTGCAG ATGTATGCTTCCCAATATTTTCCACAAATCACTGAACTTCTGAGGAGATTGCCCCGGGTTATTCTTCTAATGCTCAAGACAAATGACTGCTTACGAGCAGTTAATGGGTCATTG ATTCAAGGGCCTTCTCTTGACTCATTCTTGATCATTGGAAGGGTTTCATCTGAAGCCGTTCTTGAGTCTATGTTGTCGCAAAAGACATTCTTGTTATCTTGGATCAATTTTTGGGTACAGAAGATTTTGTTGGAAGGCCGGCTTTGCGTAATGCATATAGCAGTGTGGCTTTTGCAACTTAAGAAAGCCTTGACATTGTGA